Below is a genomic region from Bacteroidia bacterium.
TTTGTCCTAAATTGTCTTTAGATATGTTTTTGAAGTGAAGCATATTTTCTGGATAGATTTTTTCTGCTCCATGCTGATAATATACGATATTCATATAATCTTTGTCGTACATCATTGTTACATTTTTCGGGTCAAGTAGTTTATAAATACCTTTACCCTCAATCTTTGCAAAACTATTTCCATGAAGTAGAATATTTTTAGTGATTGTATTCGTCCATGTAAATAGACTCATATTACTTTGAGGCTCACGACCTAAAGGGCTGTTTTCTTGCGTTGCACTTGCTACCGCATTACTAATCATTGAAACGGCACTAAATACCGCTGGTATATTCATAGCATCGCCATTTGTCAAGTCATCAAAATAACTGCCTACTGTAGTAGCTGAATAGCTGCGTATCTCTTCTTTTTTCTTAAACATTTTAAACATAATAATCCTTTTATATAATTGCAAAACTTACGAGGTCATCGTCATAAGCCGCTAAATCTTTCTCTGCTAAATAAGCCGCCATTGCAAGTGCCACCGCTGTATCAATTTTTGAATTTTCACTTCTCTTCATAAGCTTTTTATTTCCTGCTGGGTCTTCTATTACGATACAGTTTGAGAGTCCATAACCTAATAAAAAGTTTCCATTATGTGCGATTTTCTTCTCATAAATCATATTCTCTAAAGCTGATACATAACTCGTAAACGAAATAAATCCTTGTCGTAATTTTTCAACGGGTGCGCTGTAACCTTGCTTGTCAAATTCTCTTTGTATCTCATTCCATTTGTAGGTATCTACTCCGATATTAACTACATCAAAGTTTGTTAATATGTCTATGAATTGAGCCGCCATAAATTCCCAATCAAAAGTAATACCTGGACTAAGAAGTAAGTGTTCTTTTTTATCCATGCTTAATGCTTGTAATGGTACTTTTAAGCGTGTTGCATTATCTTCTAAACTATCTTTTGCGCTGAATGTGTACGGTAAAGCTTTGTAATCATCTGCGCCAACTCTCACAACTACTACTAAACTTGTAAGGTCATATCTGCCTAAAGATAAATCTATGCCTACGACTGCTGGAAGTCCGTAATAGTCTGAGTATTCAAAATCTTGTTTTATAGCTCTCCAATCACTCGCTTGAATGAAGCTTTTATCTGCTGAGATTTTTTGATTCATCATAAAATTTAAGAAGTGTGCTTTTTTACTTGGTATGTTCTTAGCTTGTTCTGCATAAGCTCTCATACTATCAACTGATAAAAAGTGTCCTAAAGCTGGGTTTGCAAGTTTCCATATCTCTGGGTCGTCCATGAGTCCAGCGTGTCCCTCTGGTGCTGTGTAGTAGATACAATATACACTTTCATCAAGATTGTCTTTGTACTGCTCTATCATTTGATTAAAATAGTAAGTATCTGATGCGCCAATAGTTGAGATATGAATACACAAACTATCATCATAAGCACCCTGAGAACTCATAAGGCTCTCTGGGAATGCTGAGTCTTCTTTGAGATTTGCAGTTTCATCGTGTACATAAAAATATAAACTTCTACCTAAAGCATTTGAGGCATCGGCACTTAAAGCGGTAAACTCACAACCATTTGACATATTGATAATAAGTTTTTTAGAGTCAATTATCTTTAATCTTGTTTGTAGTTCTGGGCTAAACATAATAAATTTTTTCATAAGATTATAAATAAGTGCCGCTTGGTCACGACTTCTTGCACCTGATGCGATTTGTGCGTTTGGCTTTGCAAGTCCTTTTACTGCCATTAGTGCAAGTAAAATGATTGCTATTGTCGTACTCTTTGCGTTTTTACGTCCTAAACTCATCAAAGCTAACTTAACTACTCTTTTACCGTTTCGTGTCTTAAATACCTCTCTAATGAAGTCTATTTGATACGGTATAAGCTTTATATCTTCGCCAACTTTTGCACCCTCTGGCACTTTCAAGCTTTGAGCGAATTTGATAATCTTATCGGCTATTGAGTAATCGTACATATTAATCTAATAAGCCGTCAAGTTCTGATTTTTCTTCATCGAGTGGATTTGTTTTTGCTCCATGTCGCACTCTTGAACTTGGCGCAATACCTAACTTTTGAGAGGTCGTGCTTAATGCTCCCGTAGCTTTTGAGATAATGCCTACTAATCTGTTACCCTCTGCCGTTGCTAGGTCGTACTCTTCTAATTGTTTATATGCACCGTCACTAATAATTTTTAGTTTGATATACTCCATAATAAGAGTTCTATCACTCTCTATAAAATAATCTGGTTTCA
It encodes:
- a CDS encoding terminase large subunit codes for the protein MYDYSIADKIIKFAQSLKVPEGAKVGEDIKLIPYQIDFIREVFKTRNGKRVVKLALMSLGRKNAKSTTIAIILLALMAVKGLAKPNAQIASGARSRDQAALIYNLMKKFIMFSPELQTRLKIIDSKKLIINMSNGCEFTALSADASNALGRSLYFYVHDETANLKEDSAFPESLMSSQGAYDDSLCIHISTIGASDTYYFNQMIEQYKDNLDESVYCIYYTAPEGHAGLMDDPEIWKLANPALGHFLSVDSMRAYAEQAKNIPSKKAHFLNFMMNQKISADKSFIQASDWRAIKQDFEYSDYYGLPAVVGIDLSLGRYDLTSLVVVVRVGADDYKALPYTFSAKDSLEDNATRLKVPLQALSMDKKEHLLLSPGITFDWEFMAAQFIDILTNFDVVNIGVDTYKWNEIQREFDKQGYSAPVEKLRQGFISFTSYVSALENMIYEKKIAHNGNFLLGYGLSNCIVIEDPAGNKKLMKRSENSKIDTAVALAMAAYLAEKDLAAYDDDLVSFAII